TGTTACTGACATGTACTTTCTTCTTAATACGAGTTCCGATCAATTAAATCAAATCTCATGTTTAAACATAATAAAAACTCAAGGttacaaaattcataaatacTTCAACTAAATtatcgaaaaaaaaaagaaattatttCTATTGGAATCATGTTTACATTTACAAGTTTTCAAATTTCTTTGAGTACATTAAGATTTTATGTGCTCTTATCGATTGTTTAATGGCTCATATTACAACTAATATTTAAGTTAAAGTTACAACGTTCATAAATCCATTAGCGTCAACAATGTCAATAAATGTGACACCCTTACCACCACTatcattatttaaatatggataaattattttataataactTATTTATGGAGTATATATCTCACTAGATTTTAAGGTGAGTAAATACATTATATTCAATTTGAAACATTTTATTAAACTTCTCTAATTTGAATACCAATTCAATCTTTTTTCTAATTATTTTCACTTTtataaatttcttatttttcatattttttttttattttgttaatcaCATACCAACTTGAAGTACTAATCGTATAAATAtggatataaaataaaataaaaatatattatacttctaataattattgcTTTTAAAATTACATTATTAAATAAGATCTGCATAAATATAAACACACAGTTAATTATTCtgggaaaaaaataaatacttaTATGTTAAACTATAAATCTGGGTAAGCCACCTCAATTCTTGAGGTGCCCCTACctagtatatataaataataagaataataatttGATGTAGAGTACAAGTAACGTGACATTCACAAATGTTTAATGTGAGTGTTTAATAATCTGGTCGATTTACTTTTTCTCCCAAGTCCAAAGCACTGAGCAAGCTTGCTTCACTTTACTTCCAGTGCTGCAACTTTCCCATCCGCCGCAACGGTTCAAGATGACAGGTCGCCGCCGCCGTCTCCTCCTCCTCACACTCCCTTTCTTACTTCTACTGCACACTAAGCTTGTAGATTCCCACTATTTCCCGCCCGCCGCTCAACAGTCCGAGTGGAAGTCCGCTCGCGCCACTTACTACGCCACCGCAGATCCCCAGGACACCGTCGGCGGAGCATGTGGATATGGAGATTTGGACAAGAACGGCTACGGAAAAGCCACCGCGGCCCTGAGTACTATTCTCTTCGAGAAGGGTCAGATCTGCGGCGCTTGCTTCGAGCTCCGCTGCGTGGAGGACCTCCGCTGGTGCATCCCCGGCACGTCCATAATCGTCACGGCCACCAATTTCTGCGCCCCCAACTACGGCTTCGACGCGGACGGCGGCGGCAAATGCAACCCACCGAATGCCCATTTTGTTCTCCCCATCGAGGCCTTCGAGAAGATAGCGATATGGAAAGCTTCGAACATGCCCGTTCAGTACCGCAGAATCAGATGCAGGAAAGAAGGAGGCATAAGATTCACACTAAGCGGCGCCGGGATAT
This Primulina eburnea isolate SZY01 chromosome 2, ASM2296580v1, whole genome shotgun sequence DNA region includes the following protein-coding sequences:
- the LOC140823883 gene encoding expansin-A13-like; protein product: MTGRRRRLLLLTLPFLLLLHTKLVDSHYFPPAAQQSEWKSARATYYATADPQDTVGGACGYGDLDKNGYGKATAALSTILFEKGQICGACFELRCVEDLRWCIPGTSIIVTATNFCAPNYGFDADGGGKCNPPNAHFVLPIEAFEKIAIWKASNMPVQYRRIRCRKEGGIRFTLSGAGIFLSVLITNVAGGGDVAAVKVKGSITGWLPMGRNWGQNWHINADLKNQPLSFEMTSGDGITITSYSAVPKNWEFGQSFEGKQFD